The genome window TGTTGCAGGCTGTTACAGGATGGGTTCACTTTGTTACAGACCAGTTGGGGATGgattcactgtgttacaggctgtTACAGGATGGATTCACTATGTTACAGATCGGtatgggatgggttcactgtgttacaaaccGGTAGGGGATGGGCTCACTGTGTTGCAGATTGgtaggggatgggttcactgtgttacagaccggtagtgggtgggttcactgtgttacaggctggTACAGGAATGGTTCACTCTGTTACAGACAAGTAGGGGATGGGTCCACTGTGTTACAGGCCGGAggagatgggttcactgtgttacagattggtaggggatgggttcactgtgttacagaccggtaggggatgggttcactgtgtcacagaccggtacgggatgggttcactgtgttacaggctggTATCGGATGGGCTCGCTGTGTTACAGACCTGTATGGGATggtttcactgtgttacagaccggtacgggatgggttcactgtgtttcAGACCGGtatgggatgggttcactgtgttacagaccggtacgggatgggttcactgtgttacagaccggtatgggatgggttcactgtgtcacagaccggtacgggatgggttcactgtgtcacagaccggtacgggatgggttcactgtgtcacAGACCGgtaggggatgggttcaatgTGTTACAGATCGATAGggaatgggttcactgtgttacagaccggtacgggatgggttcactgtgttacagatcgGTATGGGATGGGTTCAATGTGTTGCAGATCGATAGGGAATGGGTTCACTCTCCCAATTGCTGCTGGGATGTTGGGTGCTGCCCGGAGCCCAGCCTCTACCCCTCCCttatggagagggggagaaaaatatTATTGGGTGTGTAATGTTGGTGGGTAGGTGGTGAAAGTAGGAGAGGGTTTTAGACGAGTTGCAGCACTGACACAAGTCTGTGAATTGGTCAGTTAACCCTCCACTTAAGGGCGAGGAATGGACTCTTGAGGGAAGGCAAGTTGTGAGAGGGAAATGTTTTCGGTGAGAATGTCTGGTGGGATGGAATGGAATAGATATTAAAAAAGAGGGAGCAAGTTAAGGGGCTAAAGCCGGGAAGCACAGAATCTGCATCCAGCATTCCTGCGTTTTATTTTACAACAGCAGAAATTTATGAAACAGGCCAGCTGAGGATTCAGAAGCAAAAGACCCCACACAGCAAGAGTTAAAGAAAATGTATGGGTGGACTTGGCCAACGTTGGGATAAAGCTCATAGAATAATATAGTTAAAATACTTCCCCGCAGAGTTCCTCTCAGGAGATTTGTCATTTTTGAGCAGTAACTCTGTACGAGCAATGACATCAGCGGTACCAAGATGGCGGTCACGTGACATCATTATTCCAGAGTCCTTTATGATTATTGATGCTTTGATTACACATTGAAGCATCGCAGGGTCTGAAATCTTGGGGACCGATACCCTGAACGTTAATGGCCCCCCGCGCCCCGGCCTATGTGTCTTTAGAAGTCCAACCAACAGAACAGTGTAACTCATCTGTTTGTCTGCACTTGTCCAACCCCCACAAGCTCTCCTATGTGGTTTGGGTAGCCCACACCAATCGATTAATTGTCTCCATACCTTAATTGATCTGAACCTGATCTTTCCGGAAGAACTGAGTATTGAACGCTGACTGTCAACCTCTTTGTAGCTATCAGGAGTTAACCCCTTGAATACCGACTTACTAGGCACCAGAAAAAGGAGTTGAAAGGCAGACCTGTTGTAAATGAATACAAATAAGTTAATACCAAGTTCACGTATATATTCCTTCATATCATTCCTTCATAAAAGATCctgcggcactattcgaagaacaggtgagttctccttgtattctggccaacatttatccctcaaccaacacctaaaacagatgatctggtcattatcacattgctgtttgtgggatcttgctgtgcgcaaattggctgcccttgtttcctacattacaacagtgactacacttcaaaagtccttcattggttgtgaaacgctttgggacgtcctgaggtcgtgaaaggatgtatttaaatgcaagtcctttcactGAAGCAGAAGGTTCAAGGATCAACTCGGTGTCTTTCTGGAGAATGAGAAGGGATTGAGAGATGTGATGAGAAGGCAGGCAGGTGGGGTTAAAATCAGTCAGAAAGGTTTGTGAGGCCGAATGACTGTTTCCGTTTCCTAATGCCCATGTGTAGGGTAAGGATGTCtgactctctcacgctctctctgcaGGTGGTGGTACGGCTCAGTGAAGATCTGTTGTCTCAGGCAGTGATGATGGTCGAGAACTGTCGGCCCACACTCACCATTAACCTCGCGGGGGCTCGCCAGTACTGGCTGGAGGGAATGTTACGCCATGAGATAGGTCAGTTTTACAAAGGAGAATTTTATGTTTTATTATCTTTGCTCCCTCCCCAAAATTTCCTTCTGCCCTTTCTCCTGAAGACTTTTGAATCCCAGCTGGGTTGGGTTCTACGGGGACCGTCTGCCCTCTACTACCATGCCCGATcctccatgtgtgagcctggacaatcagtgtcagcaagctattcgacCGTGGGGGTCATCACAACCAAGCATGAGCCGGCCCTCGCCGGACATTCACAGGCACCAGCAACAGGGCCGCTGGAactgggtaaggagcaggagccTTGGCTGCTGTTTATACCATTTCTCCTCCACAGTGCAAGGGCACCCACTGCTGCCCAGCACAGCTTATATAGCACAGACCGAGACTCAAACCTGGCACCGTCCTGATCTGAACGTCTTAGTTCCATGCTGTACTGAGCCGTCCTATGAAACGTATCTTTACAGGCTTTACAGTGTCAAAATCCGCAGTAGTTTACAAAGACAGTAACTCCCTGGCTATCAGATCACTCTGTAGGGGCCCTGCCTTCACGAATATTGAACAAACTTTAAGGGCGCCCTGTTGTCACGAGTGTTGAACAAACTTTTCTTTGTTTAAAGCACCATGATGTAAATTGTGTTAAACTATATCATCACTTTCGCGAACATGTAACTTTGCCCTGCTGACAATTTATAGTGAGGCGAAACGTGCATCTCCCTTTAAGTTGTCCTCTGACCCTGTGGGCAGTCCAAGGCCTCCTCTCGGTACCTGCCCGAGATGGAGAAGGCTCCAATCAGCAATAGGGTGTGCTGAGAATCTCGGGCCTACCACTCTGTACCACACAGGGCTCTGTGCCACCCCGGTATCTGTAAAGTTCTGCCAGTTTTGACTGAAATTGTGTCCACTATTGTGTTCCTGAGGATGATGTTGATGAGGGAGCTGTCCCTATGATGTGGTGACATTTTTATTCCCCcttggtttttttttgttgcgTTACTTTAATATCAGGAACGCACTACATTCGAGGCGTCAACAACAGCCACCAGCCCTGGCACAGTGCGGCGGGCAGGAAACAGTACGGCCTGAAGCCAGCCAACCCGACCGAGGAAGGCCTCGCCAGCCTGAACAGCGTTCTGTACCGCAAGTATCCGTTCCTGTGGCGGGCAGCCCTGCTCTACTACACCGTCTTCCAGGCCAGTCGGATGCCCTTCTCCCAGCTCTTTGAAGACATTGCCACGTTTGTTAAGGACCCAAACACTCGATGGGAATACTGCGTGCGAGCCAAGAGAGGCCAGGCTGACACTTCTCAACCAGGTCACATACTCTAATGTATTTACAGCCAGTTTTTAAATGAAATGGTtattatttttaacattttaaggaACTTTTGCACTGTTGGAGTGAGGGACATTACTGCTGATGAATATTTCCCTATTTCAGACATTCCCATCCCAACCAATGTGTCTCTGCCCCAACCCCAGAAGAGTGCCCCTTAATGCAGCATTGCAGCATTTCCAGCCAAGTGTGACACACACAATGTTTACTGCCTTTCACATGCATACTGCTGACCCCCACCTCTAGTCTGCCTCCACCATTGATCTGAAGGCTGTCATGAATCTATTtgactgtctgtctgatattGAGGCCTGAATAAGTTGAAAACTTTTCCAGCTCAAGTGATCTAATACCTCAGCATCTAGTTTGACCCAAGCTGACCTTCACAGCCTGTTTCCAATCAATTGGTAAATCTGCATTCTTTCACCTCGGGAACATTGCACGTTTTTTGCCTCGATCTCTGCTGCTGCTAAAACCCAAATCCGTTCCCTCATCACATCGAGGCTCGATTTTGCTGTGCCCTTCAAACCAGCCTCTCCTCTTTCCCTTTACAATTACACCAAACCTCTGCTATCCATGCCCGTTCACACTCGACATCAGGCACTCCCATTACGTCTCTCCTTTCCAAGCTCTAATGGCTCCCTGGAGCCCAACATATTGATTTGAAAATCCTTGCCCTTGTCCCTGTTTGAGTGAAATCCTTCAAATCGCATGATCCACCAGCGCCCTCCATGGCTCCCATTCTGGGGAGCTGTGTGCTCCCTGCGACCCTTTGCTTTAATCAGTGGCTGAGATTTCAACCACTGTACCCTTGCCCTTCGGAACTCTCTTCAGTCACTGCATCTCGTCACTTCTCTCACTTCATTCAAAAGCCTCTTAAAGACTTTGATCATTCTTTCAACCCCTCCCTTAATCTCTTTGATCCCTGTTCCATTTCATGTCTTGCTCCTCACTGTTAAATGCCCTGAGATGTTTTAAGTATGGGCTCTACATAAATTGAAGTAGTTGCTGAATTAGGAGCAGTTCCGTTCTGTGGCCCTGGTTCAttttcctttcctctccctcctcccattccaGAACACCCAAGGCCAATGATACGTACCGACTTACGAAATtgaggggcaggaaaagaccagctggtaccatcaagcctgccccgctCTATGATGACCGGAGTATCGTGACTaaactcttcacccctccctccctccctccaacccccttCCCCGATCCCCAGCTgtgtaatttcctgggagaggcaaaaaaacagagagcccagggccaataaaggaaaaaaatactccggaaaattcttctccgaccccctcaggcgatcgaataaCAGTTGTCCAGTTGCTATCAGCTACTTCAGCAAAGACTAGGATTTACTCTTGGGGACCTCCCTGGACTGTGTGACTCAGCACCACACTGTTTAGTGCATTTACCtactgaaagaacttgcatttatatagcgcctttcacgacctcaggacgtcccaaaacgcttcacagccaatgaagtacttttgaaaagtagtcactgttgtaatatgggaaacaaggcagccaatctgtgcacagcaagctcccacaaacagcaatgagataaatgaccagagaatTTGTTTTGatggtattgattgagggataaatattggccaggacactggaagatccCATTTGCCCTTCGAATATTGCCACTGAagcttttaagtccacctgagtgggcagccaggacctcggtttaacgtctcatttgaaagacggcatctccggcagtgcagcactcgctcaatattgcactggagtgtcagcctagattaagtgttAAAATCTTTGGAATGGggttggaacccacaaccttctgcctcagaggggagagtgctaccactgagccaaggctgatatttgttcggggtggggggaggtgtaaagacagggaaaaggacagtgtattgCTGTTTTGTTtgatgtcagtttggctcagttggtagccctctcacctctgggtcagaagatttgggtttgagccccactccagaatgtGAGTTGATAGcctaggctgaaactccagtgccACACTGaggtactgtcagaggtgctgtcctttggatgagactttatgCTGAGCCCTTGTGCAGGTggacatggcactatttgaggaagagaaGGGAGTTCTCTGAGTCTGAGCCCATATTTCTCCCTTAACTAACAGCAccaaaaatcagattaactggttcttcatctcattactgttctGGGGCATTGCTTAATGGTCACAGAGcttgaaaagtatttcattgcaCTCAGTGTGATCCGAGAAGTTTCAGTGAAGCGAGAAAGTGttagataaatgcaaattgtttctttGATTCCTGATGGGTTTCTATGGTAAACTGAGTGAGGACAGCAAAGTGTGACACCTACAGACAGATAATAAAAGTGTTTATGCCATTCTCACTGCAGGTTATGGAGCAAGTCGGCACTGGATTACAGGGAGGCTGTACCTCCAGAATTTTTTTCGCAATTAGGAACATAAAAAGACGAAGGTCCATCTTgttggccttctaccatcctgctagttgcatgatacaatgataatggagttgtaaaTTAATTATAGCAAttgatctctatcaattagtctacaacagactcagACACGAGATGAGgaaaacctcagtggtggagagctttgggaaacatAGATCCAAAGTCATCGGCTCCTCCCAAGCACGCTATACATACCACATGTTATGTCTCACattattcatatactgtatcccaaaatgttattttctgaaagaaatctatctaatttgcatttgaatgaatcaatattaATTGCTTCCACCATCTGCCTAGAGAGTCCTTCATTGGAAGGGCAGCAAAGTCAATAATTCTTTAAGATGCTTCTGGTGTCAGCGGTTGTTGTTTG of Heptranchias perlo isolate sHepPer1 chromosome 16, sHepPer1.hap1, whole genome shotgun sequence contains these proteins:
- the kiaa0895l gene encoding microtubule-associated tyrosine carboxypeptidase isoform X2; the encoded protein is MKSVVEMYGNYENFEVATGGAMLSKSKIWTCIRSYMRKEGCSGEVVVRLSEDLLSQAVMMVENCRPTLTINLAGARQYWLEGMLRHEIGTHYIRGVNNSHQPWHSAAGRKQYGLKPANPTEEGLASLNSVLYRKYPFLWRAALLYYTVFQASRMPFSQLFEDIATFVKDPNTRWEYCVRAKRGQADTSQPGCFSKDQVYLDGVLMLLRYRKSIDFKMLAALGKVSFEDVEQLKKCAILDNARIPHFMRDQARYLEQLHHITAVNGLTDEELLRLIPE